A part of Candidatus Deferrimicrobium borealis genomic DNA contains:
- the secA gene encoding preprotein translocase subunit SecA encodes MLGNFLKKMFGTQNERILDRIRPTVDRINAFEPELGPLSDDRLAAKIAGFRQRVENGEPLDDLLPETFAVVREAGKRVLEMRHFDVQLMGGVILHEGRIAEMRTGEGKTLVATLPIVLNALTGRGVHLVTVNDYLARRDADWMGKLYRSLGMSVGVIVHGMDDTERQASYRCDITYGTNNEFGFDYLRDNMKFRVEDMVQRDLHYAIVDEVDSILIDEARTPLIISGPAEESTSFYVRVNSVIPFLKKDTDYTVDEKARQVLLTEEAGIPKLERLLSVDNLYDPRNIEVLHHVNQALKAHILFHRDVDYMVKDGEVVIVDEFTGRLMPGRRWSDGLHQAVEAKEGVKIENENQTLATITFQNYFRMFDKLAGMTGTADTEAAEFQQIYKLAVTIVPTNQPMVRQDLSDQIYRTEKEKFQAVLEEVKELHTQGRPVLVGTVSIEKSERLSGLLTRHGVPHNVLNAKHHEQEAQIIAEAGHPGRVTIATNMAGRGVDIKLGEGVVGKGGLHIIGTERHESRRVDNQLRGRAGRQGDPGSSRFYLSLEDDLLRIFGSDRISPIMEKLGMEEGEPIEHPLINRAVENAQKKVEGHNFDIRKHLLEYDDVMNRQRTVIYDMRRDVLGSEDLREMVLEFAGEVAEDLAARVSVENAHPEEWDFEGLSTAVYAQFGFRPEIPEAERAKLTPSDLADRVRTGAEAFYAKKEADYGADAIRYLERMFLLSTVDALWKDHLLSMDHLKEGIGLRGYAQKDPLKEYQREGFDLFSDLISRIKEESLKRLFLVKVQREEEGAGMKERAAAPRPARVTLSRGDIKSAGKTTQKREGVKIGRNDPCPCGSGKKYKKCCGASA; translated from the coding sequence ATGCTCGGAAACTTCCTGAAAAAGATGTTCGGTACGCAGAACGAGCGGATCCTCGACCGGATTCGCCCGACCGTGGACCGGATCAACGCGTTCGAGCCCGAGCTCGGCCCTCTCTCCGACGACCGGCTTGCCGCGAAGATCGCCGGATTCCGCCAGCGGGTCGAGAACGGCGAACCGCTCGACGACCTCCTTCCCGAGACGTTCGCCGTCGTCCGGGAGGCCGGCAAGCGCGTCCTCGAGATGCGCCACTTCGACGTCCAGTTGATGGGCGGCGTCATCCTCCACGAGGGCCGGATCGCCGAGATGCGGACCGGCGAGGGGAAGACGCTCGTGGCCACCCTCCCGATCGTCCTGAACGCCCTGACCGGGCGGGGCGTCCACCTCGTGACGGTGAACGACTACCTCGCCCGGCGCGACGCCGACTGGATGGGGAAGCTCTACCGCTCCCTCGGGATGTCCGTGGGCGTCATCGTCCACGGGATGGACGACACGGAGCGGCAGGCGTCCTACCGGTGCGATATCACGTACGGGACGAACAACGAGTTCGGCTTCGACTACCTCCGGGACAACATGAAGTTCCGGGTCGAGGACATGGTGCAGCGGGACCTCCATTACGCGATCGTGGACGAGGTCGACTCGATCCTGATCGACGAGGCGCGGACGCCGCTCATCATCTCCGGGCCCGCGGAGGAGTCCACCTCCTTCTACGTGCGGGTGAACTCCGTCATCCCGTTCCTCAAGAAGGACACCGACTACACGGTCGACGAGAAGGCCCGCCAGGTGCTCCTCACCGAGGAGGCGGGGATTCCAAAGCTCGAGCGTCTCCTGTCGGTGGACAACCTCTACGACCCGCGGAACATCGAGGTTCTCCACCACGTGAACCAGGCGTTGAAGGCCCACATCCTGTTCCACCGGGACGTGGACTACATGGTGAAGGACGGCGAAGTCGTCATCGTCGACGAGTTCACCGGGCGGCTCATGCCGGGGCGGCGCTGGTCCGACGGTCTCCACCAGGCGGTGGAGGCCAAGGAAGGGGTCAAGATCGAGAACGAGAACCAGACGCTGGCGACGATCACCTTCCAGAACTACTTCCGCATGTTCGACAAGCTGGCCGGCATGACCGGGACGGCCGACACCGAGGCGGCCGAGTTCCAGCAGATCTACAAGCTCGCCGTGACCATCGTGCCGACGAACCAGCCGATGGTCCGTCAGGACCTCTCCGACCAGATCTACCGGACGGAAAAGGAGAAGTTCCAGGCGGTCCTCGAGGAGGTGAAGGAGCTGCACACGCAGGGGCGGCCGGTCCTGGTGGGCACCGTCTCGATCGAGAAATCCGAGCGGCTCTCCGGGCTGCTCACGCGCCACGGCGTCCCCCACAACGTCCTGAACGCCAAGCACCACGAGCAGGAGGCGCAGATCATCGCCGAGGCGGGCCATCCGGGAAGGGTGACCATCGCCACGAACATGGCCGGCCGCGGCGTCGACATCAAGCTGGGGGAAGGGGTCGTCGGCAAGGGGGGGCTCCACATCATCGGGACGGAGCGCCACGAATCCCGCCGGGTCGACAACCAGTTGCGCGGCCGCGCGGGACGGCAGGGCGACCCGGGCTCCTCGCGCTTCTACCTCTCGCTCGAGGACGACCTGCTGCGGATCTTCGGCTCCGACCGGATCTCGCCGATCATGGAGAAGCTGGGGATGGAGGAGGGGGAGCCGATCGAGCACCCGCTCATCAACCGCGCGGTCGAGAACGCCCAGAAGAAGGTCGAGGGGCACAACTTCGACATCCGGAAGCACCTCCTCGAATACGACGACGTGATGAACAGGCAGCGCACGGTGATCTACGACATGCGTCGCGACGTCCTGGGAAGCGAGGACCTCCGGGAGATGGTGCTCGAATTCGCCGGGGAGGTCGCGGAGGATCTCGCCGCGAGGGTATCGGTCGAGAATGCGCACCCCGAGGAGTGGGATTTCGAGGGGCTCTCCACCGCCGTCTACGCGCAGTTCGGATTCCGCCCGGAGATCCCGGAGGCGGAGAGAGCCAAGCTCACGCCGTCCGATCTCGCGGACCGGGTACGGACGGGGGCGGAGGCGTTCTACGCGAAGAAGGAGGCCGACTACGGCGCCGACGCGATCCGGTACCTCGAGCGGATGTTTCTCCTCTCCACGGTGGACGCGCTGTGGAAGGACCACCTCCTGTCGATGGATCACCTCAAGGAGGGGATCGGCCTGCGCGGATACGCCCAGAAGGACCCGCTGAAGGAGTACCAGCGGGAAGGGTTCGATCTCTTCTCGGACCTGATCTCGCGGATCAAGGAGGAATCTCTCAAGCGCCTGTTCCTCGTGAAGGTGCAGCGCGAGGAGGAGGGGGCCGGAATGAAGGAACGCGCGGCCGCACCGCGCCCGGCACGGGTCACCCTCTCCCGGGGGGACATCAAGAGCGCCGGGAAGACCACGCAGAAGCGCGAGGGCGTCAAGATCGGCCGCAACGACCCCTGCCCCTGCGGGTCCGGGAAGAAATACAAGAAATGCTGCGGCGCGAGCGCGTAG
- a CDS encoding M23 family metallopeptidase: MSGDPLFTFRVGYAGRSREVRVGRTAAMVAASVLGVLFVLLTQGIYDIRDNISKLHELRTLRERVSEQNLALYHLDAKFEGLSAEVERLRAMDNRIRSLVKANDSLQRKSTPGVGGAETPETSVANRLDKLLDLKFDRMKKDLLVDVNDLDILGETLDGRRLLLESVPRGWPVRGTLSSVFGVRNSPFTETPVFHHGLDIVARAGVPVVASGSGVVVRSGYEAQYGNIVVVDHGAGYRSLYAHLSSSSVEEGAFVNRGEELGKVGSTGRSTGPHLHYEVRVNGLPVNPARFLN; encoded by the coding sequence TTGTCAGGGGATCCTCTGTTCACATTCCGCGTCGGGTATGCCGGTCGATCCCGGGAGGTCCGGGTCGGCCGCACCGCCGCGATGGTCGCCGCCTCCGTTCTCGGGGTCCTGTTCGTCCTTCTGACCCAGGGGATCTACGATATCCGTGACAACATATCGAAATTGCACGAGTTGCGGACCTTGCGCGAGCGGGTGTCCGAACAGAACCTGGCGCTTTACCATCTGGACGCCAAGTTCGAGGGGCTATCCGCCGAGGTCGAGCGCCTCCGGGCGATGGACAACCGGATCCGGTCGCTGGTGAAGGCGAACGACTCCCTCCAGAGGAAATCGACCCCCGGGGTCGGAGGGGCGGAGACTCCCGAGACGTCGGTCGCCAACCGCCTCGACAAGCTCCTCGACCTGAAGTTCGACCGGATGAAGAAAGACCTCCTGGTCGACGTGAACGACCTCGACATTCTCGGTGAAACCCTCGACGGCCGCAGGCTGCTCCTCGAAAGCGTTCCGCGCGGCTGGCCCGTGCGCGGGACCCTCTCCTCCGTGTTCGGGGTGCGCAACTCCCCGTTCACCGAAACTCCCGTCTTCCACCACGGCCTGGACATCGTCGCCCGGGCGGGGGTTCCGGTCGTGGCGTCGGGCTCGGGGGTCGTGGTGAGGAGCGGCTACGAGGCGCAGTACGGGAACATCGTCGTGGTCGACCACGGCGCGGGATACCGTTCCCTCTATGCCCACCTGTCGTCGTCCAGCGTCGAAGAGGGCGCCTTCGTCAACAGGGGAGAGGAATTGGGGAAAGTCGGCTCCACGGGGCGTTCCACAGGGCCCCACCTGCACTACGAGGTCCGCGTGAACGGCCTTCCGGTGAACCCCGCGCGCTTCCTGAACTGA